The following are encoded in a window of Trichomycterus rosablanca isolate fTriRos1 chromosome 13, fTriRos1.hap1, whole genome shotgun sequence genomic DNA:
- the sgms1a gene encoding phosphatidylcholine:ceramide cholinephosphotransferase 1 yields the protein MKEVGRWSAAEVCDWLAEEGMLEYSEALGTVDGAALLRLSESDFRNPPLSLVSSDGGRRLLERLETLRITSHMDNHGNHQHANGHVANGKIHDSVTKNGHCSDMIQIHIPLASEHGSFPTEWTKTGVAFLYALCCFVMTSVMISIVHERVPAKEESPPLPDKFFDVFGRVQWAFSICEINGMVLVAVWTVQWLHLKHRSIVGRRFFFIVGTLYLYRCVTMYVTTLPVPGMHFKCSPKLSGNYEAQVGRVMKMISGGGLSITGAHSLCGDYLYSGHTVMLTLTYLFIKEYSVSRFWWYHWSCWCLSVSGIFCILLAHDHYTVDVVVAYFITTRLFWWYHTLANQQCLKQDSQMNMFSRVWWFRLFCYFEENVKGVVPQHYRALLPWRQLLSLLSLCRPSPGGWVKYSRVESP from the exons ATGAAAGAGGTGGGGCGGTGGTCAGCGGCGGAGGTCTGTGATTGGCTGGCTGAGGAGGGGATGCTGGAATATTCCGAGGCGCTCGGGACGGTAGATGGTGCCGCACTGTTGAGACTTTCTGAATCAGATTTCCGAAACCCTCCTTTATCGCTGGTCTCCAGTGACGGCGGGCGTCGGCTTTTGGAGCGCCTGGAGACTCTGCGCATCACCAGTCACATGGATAACCATGGCAACCATCAGCACGCCAACGGGCACGTCGCAAACGGGAAGATCCACGACAGCGTGACGAAGAACGGACACTGTTCCGACATGATCCAGATCCACATCCCGCTGGCCTCCGAACACGGGTCCTTCCCCACAGAGTGGACTAAAACGGGCGTGGCCTTCCTGTACGCACTCTGCTGCTTTGTCATGACGTCGGTGATGATTTCCATCGTGCACGAGCGCGTGCCGGCGAAAGAGGAGTCTCCGCCCCTGCCCGATAAGTTCTTTGATGTGTTTGGGCGGGTGCAGTGGGCGTTCTCCATCTGTGAGATCAACGGCATGGTGCTGGTGGCCGTGTGGACCGTACAGTGGCTCCACCTCAAACACAG gtcTATTGTTGGCCGGCGTTTCTTCTTCATTGTTGGAACGCTTTACCTGTACAGGTGTGTAACCATGTACGTCACCACCTTACCTGTACCAGGCATGCACTTCAAATGTTCACctaag ttgTCGGGGAACTATGAAGCTCAGGTGGGGAGGGTGATGAAGATGATCTCTGGAGGCGGTTTGTCCATCACTGGAGCTCACAGTCTGTGTGGTGATTATCTGTACAGCGGCCACACCGTCATGCTCACGCTAACATACCTCTTCATCAAAGAgt attcaGTCAGCAGGTTCTGGTGGTACCACTGGTCGTGCTGGTGTTTGAGTGTTTCGGGGATCTTCTGTATCCTCTTGGCTCATGATCACTACACGGTGGACGTGGTGGTCGCCTACTTCATCACCACCCGCCTCTTCTGGTGGTACCACACCCTGGCCAATCAGCAG TGTCTGAAGCAGGACTCTCAGATGAACATGTTCTCCCGTGTGTGGTGGTTCCGTCTCTTCTGCTACTTTGAGGAAAACGTCAAGGGCGTGGTCCCTCAGCACTATCGGGCCCTGTTGCCATGGCGGCAGCTGCTGTCCCTCCTCTCGCTGTGCCGGCCGTCGCCGGGTGGGTGGGTGAAGTACAGCCGTGTGGAGTCTCCGTGA